CCACGGTGGATCCTGCTGCGCACCGTGCCGAGCTTCACACCGAGCGTGGCGGCGATTTCCTCGTACGACAGTCCCTCGATGTCGCACAGGACGACCGCGGCCCGGAATTCGGGAGCGAGGGTGTCCAGCGCCTGCTGCACGTCGGCGTCGAAGTGGGTGTCGTGGAAGACCTGCTGCGGCGAGGGCTCACGGCTGGGCAGGCGCTCCGCCGCGTCCTCACCGAGCGCGTCGAACCGGATCCGCTGCTTACGGCGGACCATGTCCAGGAAGAGATTGGTGGTGATGCGGTGCAGCCAGCCCTCGAACGTGCCGGGGGTGTACGTCGACAGCGACCTGAAGACCCGGACGAAGACTTCCTGGGTCAGATCCTCGGCGTCGTGCTGGTTGCCCGTGAGACGGTAGGCAAGGCGGTACACGCGGGCGCTGTGCGTGCTGACGATCTCCTCCCAGCTGGGAGGCGTCCACGCCTGCGATTCCGCATCCGATGCGAAGGTCGCCGTAACTGCGGAGTCGGTCGAGCGAGAACGGTCAGCGAAGTTGGTCACGGATTTCGGCTCACCGGCCGACCTGAGAAAGCGCTTCAGCGCTCCTCCCCGATCCGCAGGCGCAGCCGCACCTCCCCTATCGACTCTGGTGGTGTCCAGCGGAGCACCTACCATAGCTACCTCGCCCGTTAGCTCCGGATAAGAATCTTTGCCTGAATTTGCGACCGGTTCCAGGTCTTGTTCCAGCTCTTCATCCATGCGTTCCCCCACCCCCTCTTAACGCCCGGTCCCATCAGCGGGTTCCCGCGTGCAGCGGATACAGTCACCGGTGCGCCAACTACGGGGACAGGAGAGGGTCATTACCGCCAACCGGCAGACAAGCTGGGCGTTCGCCGACGCTTTTGTCGCCGAGGACGAGGCACTGCGCTGGGCCCGCGACAGGGCCCGGGACATGGGGCTCCGCTCGGTGTCACCGGGCACGGGCGCCGCGCTTCGTCTGCTTGCCGCCACGGCGGGCGCCAAGGCGGTGGCGGAGATCGGCACGGGCACCGGTGTCTCCGGGATCTATCTCCTCAGCGGCATGCGGTCCGACGGCGTGCTGACCACGGTCGACACGGAGCCGGAGCGGCAGCAGTTCGCCCGCGAGGCGTTCCGCGCGGCCGGTTTCACCAACAATCGCGCGCGCTTCATTCCCGGCCGGGCCCGCGACGTACTCCCCCGGCTCGCCGACGGCGGGTACGACCTCGTCTTCTGCGACGGGGATCGGCTCGAATGCCTCGACTATCTCGCTGAATCGTTGCGCCTGCTTCGGCCCGGGGGCCTCGTCTGCTTCGAGGGCGTCTTCGCGGACGGCCGTACGGTCGATTCGGCGGCCCAGCCCCACGAGGTACTGCGGCTGCGCGAGCTGCTGCGTACGGTGCGGGAGATGCAGGACGAGCTGCTGCCGTCGCTGCTGCCGGTGGGCGACGGGCTGCTCTGCGCCGTACGCCGCTGACCCGCCTTCCGTAGGCTGACCCGCCTTCCGTAGGAGGACACGAGGCAGGGAACGGCATAAAGCTGCCCCGGCACGGAGGTACGTCCGCGACGGGGCAGCACGAGAGTGCGCGTTCTGTCCGCGTCAGCCGACGACCTTCTTCAGAGCGTCGCCCAGCGCATCCGCCTCGTCGGGGGTCAGCTCGACGACCAGCCGACCGCCGCCTTCGAGCGGAACGCGCATGACGATGCCCCGCCCCTCCTTGGTCACCTCGAGCGGGCCGTCGCCCGTCCGCGGCTTCATGGCCGCCATGCTCGTTCCCCTTCCTGAAACCAGCTCATCACCGCCGGCGGCCCCATGACAGGCGCTGTGTCACCGGCATCGAACACATTGCTTCCAGGCCATTATCCCGCATGGCGGGACCCGATGACCAACATCGGACGGCATCGCTTACGCAACGCGCTCTCTCAAAACGACTCAATTCGGCGATCCGCCTGCGATACTTCGCCGCTGTTCAGGGCTGCGCGGCCGTGGATTCTTTGACGCAGGTCACATGCCGACCTGCGGTGATCTCCGCCATGCTGGGGCCCGACAGGACAGCTGGACGGGCAGTCAGAGTCGCGGAGGAGATTCGATCATGGCCGACACGGTGCTGTACAAGGTGGCCGACGGGTTGGCGACCGTCACGATCAACCGGCCCGAGGCCATGAACGCGCTGAACATCGCGGCCAAGGTCGCCCTGCGGGACGCGCTGCGTACCGCCGCGGACGACCCCGCCGTACGGGCCGTGCTCCTCACCGCCACCGGGCGGGCCTTCTGCGTGGGGCAGGACCTGAAGGAGCATGTCTCCCTCCTGGCGGCCGACACGGCCGACGGCAGCGGCGGGACCATGCGGACCGTCGGCGAGCACTACAACCCCATCGTGCGGGCCCTGACCGAGATGCCGAAGCCGGTCGTGGCGGGGGTCAACGGGGTGGCGGCGGGGGCGGGGTTCGGCTTCGCGCTCGCCTGCGACTACCGCGTGGTGGCCGACACGGCCTCCTTCAACACCTCGTTCGCGGGGGTGGCACTGACGGCCGACTCCGGCGTGTCGTGGACGCTGCCACGGCTGATCGGCGGGAGCAGGGCGGCGGACCTCCTGATGTTCCCGCGGTCGGTCACGGCGGAGCAGGCGTACGAGCTGGGGATCGTCAACAAGCTGGTCCCCGCGGCCGACCTCGCCTCCGAGGCGGCGGCGGTCGCGCGGACCCTCGCGGAGGGCCCCACACTGGCGTACGCGGCGCTGAAGGAGTCCCTGGCGTACGGCGCCGGCCATTCGCTGGCCGAGACGCTGGAGAAGGAGGACGAACTCCAGAACCGGGCGGGCGCGTCGCAGGACCACGGCATCGCGGTCCAGGCCTTCCTCGCCAAGGCGAAGCCGCGCTACGTGGGCCGCTGACCGGGCCCGGGGGGCCGGGGGTCGGCCGGGATCCCCTACACGTCGGCGAGCTGCCGGCGGACCAGGCAGCCGGCCAGGTGGTCGTCGACCAGGCCGCAGGCCTGCATCAGCGCGTACGCCGTCGTGGGGCCCACGAACCGGATGCCGCGCTTCTTGAGCGCCTTCGCCAGTGCGGTGGACTCGTCGCTGACCGGCGGGACGTCCCCGACCGTCTTCGGTACCGGGCGCGTCGCCGGGTCCGGGGCGTACGACCAGATGAGGGTGTCCAGTTCGCCGGCGGACCAGCCGGCCAGCTCGCGCGCGTTGGCGAGGGTGGCATCGATCTTGGCGCGGTTGCGGATGATGCCCTCGTCGGTCAGCAGCCGCGCGGCGTCCGCGTCGGTGAAGGCGGCGACGGCCGGGATGTGGAAACCCGCGAAGGCCCGGCGGAAGCCCTCGCGGCGGCGCAGGATCGTGATCCAGGAGAGGCCGGACTGGAACGCCTCCAGGCACAGCCGCTCGAACAGCGCGTCGTCGCCGTGGACGGGGCGCCCCCACTCCTCGTCGTGGTACTTGACGTAGTCCTCGGTCGACAGGCCCCAGGGACAGCGCAGCTCGCCGTCCGGGCCCGCCACCGCTCCGCCGTCGGTCACCGCTGGTCCTCCTCGCCCGGGTTCCTGAAAAGGTCGGGCCCACCGACCGCCGCCGCCTGGGCGCCCGCGAGGGTGGACTCCAGCTCGGCGATCCGGGAGTCCCGCTCGGCCAGCTCGGCGCCGACCCTGGCGAGCACCTCGTCCACGTCCGCCATCCGGTAGCCCCTGAGGGCGACCGGCAGCCGCAGGGCCTCTATGTCGGCCCGGCCCACCGGGCGTGTCGTGGGCAGCGGGTCCACGAGGAGTTCGGGCGCGGTCTCGGGCAGCACCTCGCGGTCGCCGCCGCCGACCACCGCGAGGGTGACCGAGGCCACCACCACGACCATCGCGATGAGCAAGAACAGGAACACGTGCTTCTCCCCGGGGCAGGAAAACGTCCGGTGCCGATCGTGCCACGCGGGACCGACAGTTAGGGTCTGTCGGTTGGGTCAGGGCGGATCAGGGAGCGGAGTCCGGTGGCGTGGATCGCAAGGCGGAGTCGGGCGGTGACCAGGGGATGAGCGACGGCACCCTGCGGCTGGGGCGGCGGGAGTTCGGCCCGTACGAGCCGGTGATCATGGCCATCGTCAACCGGACCCCGGACTCCTTCTACGACCAGGGCGCGACCTTCCGCGACCAGCCGGCACTCGACCGGGTGGAGCGGGCGGTCTCCGAGGGCGCCGCGATCATCGACATCGGCGGCGTGAAGGCGGGGCCCGGCGACGAGGTGACGGCCAAGGAGGAGGCGCGCCGGACGGTCGGTTTCGTCGCCGAGGTACGCAGGCGCCACCCGGACGTGGTGATCAGCGTCGACACCTGGCGGCACGAGGTCGGCGAGGCGGTCTGCGAGGCGGGCGCCGATGTGCTCAACGACGCCTGGGGCGGGGTCGATCCGGCGCTCGCCGAGGTCGCCGCGCGGTACGGCGCGGGGCTGGTCTGCACGCACGCGGGCGGGGCCGAGCCCCGGACCCGGCCGCACCGGGTCGCGTACGACGACGTGGTCGAGGACATTCTCCGGGTGACGCTCGGGCTGGCCGACCGGGCGGTGGAGCTGGGCGTCCGCCGGGACGCGATCATGATCGATCCGGGGCACGACTTCGGGAAGAGCACCCGGCATTCTCTGGAGGCGACCCGCAGGCTGGGCGAGATGACGGAGACCGGCTGGCCGGTGCTCGTGTCACTGTCCAACAAGGACTTCGTCGGCGAGACCCTCGACAGACCGGTGAAGGAGCGGGTGATCGGGACGCTCGCGACGACCGCCGTCTCGGCCTGGCTCGGCGCGCGGATCTACCGCGTGCACGAGGTGGCCGAGACGAAGCAGGTGCTGGACATGGTGGCGTCGATCGCGGGCCACCGGCCCCCGGCGGTGGCTCGCCGGGGGCTGGCCTAGGGCGTGTTTGAGAAGTCCCGTCTGGGGCCCGGCGCTACTTGCCGGTCTCCTTGGTCACCAGCGCCACCGCCTCGTCCACGTCGTCCGTGACGTGGAACAGCAGCAGGTCCTTCTCCGACGCCTTGCCCTGTGCCACGACGGTGTCCCGCAGCCAGTCGATGAGACCGGTCCAGTACCGCGTCCCGAAGAGGACGATGGGGAAGCGGGTCACCTTGCGGGTCTGGACCAGCGTGAGCGCCTCGAACAGTTCGTCCAGCGTGCCGAGGCCGCCGGGCAGCACCACGAAGCCCTGCGCATACTTCACAAACATCGTTTTCCGGACAAAGAAGTAACGGAAGTTGACCCCGATGTCGACGTGCGGGTTGAGCCCCTGCTCGAAGGGCAGCTCGATACCGAGCCCGACGGAGATGCCCTTCGCCTCCCGCGCGCCCTTGTTCGCCGCCTCCATCGCGCCGGGGCCACCGCCCGTGATCACCGCGAAACCGGCCTCGACCAGTGCCCGGCCGATCCGGACGCCCGACTCGTAGTCCGGCGAGTCGACGGGCGTGCGGGCCGAGCCGAAGACGCTGATGGCGCTGGGGAGTTCGGCGAGCGCGCCGAAGCCCTCCACGAACTCGGACTGGATGCGCATGACCCGCCAGGGATCGGTGTGCACCCACTCGGAGTCGCCCTCGGTGTCCAGCAGCCGCTGGTCGGTGGTGCCCGGCTGCACCTGGTCCCGGCGACGCAGCACCGGCCCGAGACGCTGCGTGTCCGGCTTCCGTGCTTCCTCAGGACTGCCCATGGACTGCTCCCTCCGCTGCTGTGCCAGTTCCGGGCCAGCGTAGATCCATGGAGGTGACAACCGGCGAAATTCCGGCGGTCCGTCCGACTCCTCCGGCCGTACCGGCCGCCCACACCCCGCCGGACAAGACGGGTCCTACGCGCTCAGCCACTCCCGCAGCCGGTTCTCGCAGTGCGTGATCCGCTCGACGGCCACGTGCTCGTCGCGCTTGTGGGCCAGCAGCGCGTCCCCCGGGCCGTAATTGACCGCGGGCACTCCCAGCGCGCCGAAACGCGAGACGTCCGTCCAGCCGAACTTGGGCTGCGCGGTGCCGCCCACGGCCGCCATGAACGCGGCCGCGGCGGGGTGCGAGAGACCGGGCAGGGCCGCGCCCGAGTGATCGTCCACGACGAATTCCC
The nucleotide sequence above comes from Streptomyces sp. NBC_01716. Encoded proteins:
- the sigE gene encoding RNA polymerase sigma factor SigE, coding for MVGAPLDTTRVDRGGAAAPADRGGALKRFLRSAGEPKSVTNFADRSRSTDSAVTATFASDAESQAWTPPSWEEIVSTHSARVYRLAYRLTGNQHDAEDLTQEVFVRVFRSLSTYTPGTFEGWLHRITTNLFLDMVRRKQRIRFDALGEDAAERLPSREPSPQQVFHDTHFDADVQQALDTLAPEFRAAVVLCDIEGLSYEEIAATLGVKLGTVRSRIHRGRSHLRKALQHRSPEARAEQRTFASVAGEGGLA
- a CDS encoding O-methyltransferase; the protein is MRQLRGQERVITANRQTSWAFADAFVAEDEALRWARDRARDMGLRSVSPGTGAALRLLAATAGAKAVAEIGTGTGVSGIYLLSGMRSDGVLTTVDTEPERQQFAREAFRAAGFTNNRARFIPGRARDVLPRLADGGYDLVFCDGDRLECLDYLAESLRLLRPGGLVCFEGVFADGRTVDSAAQPHEVLRLRELLRTVREMQDELLPSLLPVGDGLLCAVRR
- a CDS encoding DUF3117 domain-containing protein, which translates into the protein MAAMKPRTGDGPLEVTKEGRGIVMRVPLEGGGRLVVELTPDEADALGDALKKVVG
- a CDS encoding enoyl-CoA hydratase/isomerase family protein; protein product: MADTVLYKVADGLATVTINRPEAMNALNIAAKVALRDALRTAADDPAVRAVLLTATGRAFCVGQDLKEHVSLLAADTADGSGGTMRTVGEHYNPIVRALTEMPKPVVAGVNGVAAGAGFGFALACDYRVVADTASFNTSFAGVALTADSGVSWTLPRLIGGSRAADLLMFPRSVTAEQAYELGIVNKLVPAADLASEAAAVARTLAEGPTLAYAALKESLAYGAGHSLAETLEKEDELQNRAGASQDHGIAVQAFLAKAKPRYVGR
- a CDS encoding DNA-3-methyladenine glycosylase I, which gives rise to MTDGGAVAGPDGELRCPWGLSTEDYVKYHDEEWGRPVHGDDALFERLCLEAFQSGLSWITILRRREGFRRAFAGFHIPAVAAFTDADAARLLTDEGIIRNRAKIDATLANARELAGWSAGELDTLIWSYAPDPATRPVPKTVGDVPPVSDESTALAKALKKRGIRFVGPTTAYALMQACGLVDDHLAGCLVRRQLADV
- a CDS encoding DivIVA domain-containing protein, translating into MFLFLLIAMVVVVASVTLAVVGGGDREVLPETAPELLVDPLPTTRPVGRADIEALRLPVALRGYRMADVDEVLARVGAELAERDSRIAELESTLAGAQAAAVGGPDLFRNPGEEDQR
- the folP gene encoding dihydropteroate synthase, with the translated sequence MSDGTLRLGRREFGPYEPVIMAIVNRTPDSFYDQGATFRDQPALDRVERAVSEGAAIIDIGGVKAGPGDEVTAKEEARRTVGFVAEVRRRHPDVVISVDTWRHEVGEAVCEAGADVLNDAWGGVDPALAEVAARYGAGLVCTHAGGAEPRTRPHRVAYDDVVEDILRVTLGLADRAVELGVRRDAIMIDPGHDFGKSTRHSLEATRRLGEMTETGWPVLVSLSNKDFVGETLDRPVKERVIGTLATTAVSAWLGARIYRVHEVAETKQVLDMVASIAGHRPPAVARRGLA
- a CDS encoding TIGR00730 family Rossman fold protein, whose product is MGSPEEARKPDTQRLGPVLRRRDQVQPGTTDQRLLDTEGDSEWVHTDPWRVMRIQSEFVEGFGALAELPSAISVFGSARTPVDSPDYESGVRIGRALVEAGFAVITGGGPGAMEAANKGAREAKGISVGLGIELPFEQGLNPHVDIGVNFRYFFVRKTMFVKYAQGFVVLPGGLGTLDELFEALTLVQTRKVTRFPIVLFGTRYWTGLIDWLRDTVVAQGKASEKDLLLFHVTDDVDEAVALVTKETGK